From one Streptomyces sp. NBC_01478 genomic stretch:
- a CDS encoding phage tail protein yields MSLVSSLKKASDSLQDFKTKASGAGTAAKDLGSAGQKGGTQLKGLKSAAQDSEKELKDLKSASDKAETSIGKAGKTGSSAGTNLGKYETGAGKAAKGQDKMNKSMKGNFFGLLMSLLQPLIDKVIDMVTNSKTMQKVLKQAFEVIKAVISSVMKAIEPIMKNAGKLIKSVWSGIKTAITNIVKAVATVIRTYVNVWKSIITGVLKAISTVVSNVWKGIKAVISPVVNWVKSAIPEAFRAVKDRLSSIWGGLKGIAGRAFDGIRGAVRDPINAVIGLINRAIGALNGIHVSIPGWVPMVGGKTFGVSLPRIPALATGGVVMPRSGGVPALLAEAGEAEAVLPLSKLDRLLKAAASRGRAYAGMSATDGSALHIEHYYAAETSSPQRTADALMFLAKARG; encoded by the coding sequence ATGAGCCTCGTCAGTTCACTGAAGAAGGCATCGGATTCCCTCCAGGACTTCAAGACGAAGGCCTCCGGAGCAGGCACGGCCGCGAAGGACCTGGGCAGCGCCGGGCAGAAAGGAGGCACTCAGCTCAAGGGCCTCAAGTCGGCGGCGCAGGACTCCGAGAAGGAGCTGAAGGACCTCAAGTCCGCCTCGGACAAGGCGGAGACGTCCATCGGCAAGGCCGGCAAGACCGGTTCCAGCGCCGGCACGAACCTCGGTAAGTACGAAACCGGGGCAGGCAAGGCGGCCAAGGGCCAGGACAAGATGAACAAGTCGATGAAGGGCAACTTCTTCGGCCTGCTCATGAGCCTGCTCCAACCGCTCATCGACAAGGTCATCGACATGGTGACCAACTCGAAGACCATGCAGAAGGTCCTGAAGCAGGCTTTCGAGGTCATCAAGGCCGTGATCAGCAGCGTCATGAAGGCCATCGAGCCGATCATGAAGAACGCCGGCAAACTGATCAAGTCGGTCTGGAGCGGCATCAAGACGGCGATCACGAACATCGTCAAGGCCGTCGCCACGGTCATCAGGACCTACGTCAACGTATGGAAGTCGATCATCACCGGCGTCCTGAAGGCGATCAGCACGGTCGTCTCGAACGTCTGGAAGGGCATCAAGGCCGTCATCTCGCCGGTCGTCAACTGGGTCAAGTCCGCGATCCCGGAGGCCTTCCGGGCCGTGAAGGACCGCCTGTCCAGCATCTGGGGCGGCCTGAAGGGCATCGCAGGCCGGGCCTTCGACGGCATCAGGGGCGCGGTCCGCGACCCGATCAACGCGGTCATCGGTCTCATCAACCGCGCGATCGGCGCCCTCAACGGCATCCACGTCTCCATCCCCGGCTGGGTCCCGATGGTCGGCGGCAAGACCTTCGGCGTCAGCCTGCCGAGGATCCCCGCACTGGCCACCGGCGGTGTCGTCATGCCCCGCTCCGGCGGTGTCCCCGCGCTCCTGGCCGAGGCCGGCGAGGCAGAGGCCGTCTTGCCCCTCAGCAAGCTCGACCGACTCCTCAAGGCAGCGGCCTCGCGGGGCCGGGCGTACGCGGGAATGTCCGCCACCGACGGCAGCGCACTGCACATCGAGCACTACTACGCGGCCGAGACCAGCAGCCCGCAGCGCACCGCCGACGCGCTGATGTTCCTGGCGAAGGCACGCGGATGA
- the rpsL gene encoding 30S ribosomal protein S12 translates to MPTIQQLVRKGRQDKVEKNKTPALEGSPQRRGVCTRVFTTTPKKPNSALRKVARVRLTSGIEVTAYIPGEGHNLQEHSIVLVRGGRVKDLPGVRYKIIRGSLDTQGVKNRKQARSRYGAKKEK, encoded by the coding sequence GTGCCTACGATCCAGCAGCTGGTCCGGAAGGGCCGGCAGGACAAGGTCGAGAAGAACAAGACGCCCGCACTCGAGGGTTCGCCCCAGCGTCGCGGCGTCTGCACGCGTGTGTTCACGACCACCCCGAAGAAGCCGAACTCGGCCCTGCGTAAGGTCGCGCGTGTGCGTCTGACCAGCGGGATCGAGGTCACCGCTTACATTCCGGGTGAGGGACACAACCTGCAGGAGCACTCCATCGTGCTCGTGCGTGGCGGTCGTGTGAAGGACCTGCCCGGTGTTCGCTACAAGATCATCCGCGGTTCGCTTGACACCCAGGGTGTCAAGAACCGCAAGCAGGCCCGCAGCCGCTACGGCGCCAAGAAGGAGAAGTAG
- a CDS encoding helix-turn-helix domain-containing protein, whose translation MTSQDLDAFAAWVEDLMRDRGYDIDSPRGGGKSRIADEAGVHRAAVTRLLQRQSMPDLETTRRLARVLGVPVRDMLIRSGRLTAEELADPHDYLASPAPGAEFARRPTLEEVADLLGVPADRREMFVRVVEQFLPNDVPAAPDMEHEDARLLVTD comes from the coding sequence ATGACCAGCCAGGATCTGGACGCGTTCGCCGCGTGGGTCGAGGACCTGATGCGCGACCGCGGCTACGACATCGACAGCCCGCGCGGCGGCGGCAAGTCCCGGATTGCGGACGAGGCGGGTGTCCACCGGGCCGCCGTCACCCGCCTGCTCCAGCGCCAGAGCATGCCGGACCTCGAGACCACCCGCAGGCTCGCCCGGGTGCTGGGGGTGCCGGTCCGCGACATGCTCATCCGCTCCGGCCGGCTGACCGCGGAGGAACTCGCCGACCCCCACGACTACTTGGCCTCCCCCGCGCCCGGCGCCGAGTTCGCCCGCCGCCCCACGCTGGAGGAGGTCGCGGATCTGCTGGGGGTGCCGGCCGACCGGCGGGAGATGTTCGTCCGCGTGGTCGAGCAGTTCCTGCCGAACGACGTGCCGGCGGCGCCGGACATGGAACACGAGGACGCACGACTGCTGGTCACCGACTGA
- a CDS encoding tape-measure protein produces MSAALGAVPANPVGGLLPAVKSLRSRAEQSVTTLRSVTGRFKDAIAGIDRLAPGAAQTTTAVQQIKTNADTTARSVTRTAQTATTATSGIKSTATRGRSAGKSLGRLTTGLGGVFAVVGTLIAASGVLGGLLDTFGTAMTIGSGVMIVVNALTRANPIGFVAGLLLPLAGWLLDIALNSETGQRLMDQLATLILKYVQSYLTILGPILKLIAGAVNTYVTGYLTLITTTLSVLGTVINTGFAAARALTTGDTRALSGRVSAIWSGFKNAVKPALNWITKEIPRGFTRIKDATANTLRAMGQFVTTGAQTVAGVVKGPIEGLVAFANWVIDGLNKISFSILGKKFGVHLSKIPMLAEGGIAVPGARTGKVLSLTALDRRRALSRRSRTRPQPAHRIQEFHESNGTGAHGTAADLLFLASAHARA; encoded by the coding sequence ATGAGTGCCGCACTCGGCGCTGTTCCGGCCAACCCGGTCGGGGGTCTGCTGCCCGCCGTCAAGTCCCTGAGGTCCCGGGCCGAGCAGAGTGTCACCACCCTGCGTTCGGTCACCGGCCGCTTCAAGGACGCCATCGCCGGCATCGACCGCCTCGCCCCCGGTGCCGCCCAGACCACCACCGCCGTACAACAGATCAAGACGAACGCCGACACCACCGCCCGCTCCGTCACCAGAACCGCCCAGACCGCCACCACCGCCACGTCCGGCATCAAGTCCACCGCCACCAGGGGCAGGTCCGCCGGAAAATCCCTCGGCAGACTCACCACAGGCCTGGGCGGAGTCTTCGCCGTCGTCGGCACCCTCATCGCAGCCTCCGGTGTCCTGGGCGGCCTCCTCGACACCTTCGGCACGGCCATGACCATCGGCTCCGGCGTGATGATCGTCGTCAACGCCCTCACCCGAGCCAACCCGATCGGTTTCGTGGCAGGCCTGCTCCTCCCGCTGGCGGGCTGGCTGCTGGACATCGCCCTGAACTCCGAGACCGGCCAACGCCTGATGGACCAACTGGCCACGCTGATCCTGAAGTACGTCCAGAGCTACCTCACGATCCTCGGCCCGATCCTCAAACTGATCGCCGGCGCGGTGAACACCTACGTCACCGGCTACCTCACCCTCATCACCACCACCCTCTCCGTCCTGGGCACGGTCATCAACACCGGCTTCGCCGCCGCCAGAGCACTGACCACCGGCGACACCCGCGCCCTGAGCGGCAGGGTGTCCGCGATCTGGAGCGGCTTCAAGAACGCCGTCAAGCCGGCCCTGAACTGGATCACCAAGGAGATCCCCCGCGGCTTCACCCGGATCAAGGACGCCACCGCCAACACCCTGCGCGCGATGGGCCAGTTCGTCACGACCGGCGCACAGACCGTAGCCGGAGTCGTAAAGGGACCCATCGAGGGCCTGGTCGCCTTCGCGAACTGGGTGATCGACGGCCTGAACAAAATCAGCTTCAGCATCCTCGGCAAGAAGTTCGGCGTGCACCTGAGCAAGATCCCGATGCTCGCGGAGGGCGGCATCGCGGTACCCGGCGCACGCACCGGCAAGGTCCTGTCCCTCACCGCCCTGGACCGCCGGCGCGCCCTGTCCCGCAGAAGCCGCACGCGGCCCCAACCCGCCCACCGCATCCAGGAGTTCCACGAGAGCAACGGCACCGGCGCCCACGGCACCGCGGCCGACCTCCTCTTCCTGGCCTCCGCCCACGCCCGCGCATGA
- the fusA gene encoding elongation factor G, with protein MATTSLDLARVRNIGIMAHIDAGKTTTTERILFYTGVSYKIGEVHDGAATMDWMEQEQERGITITSAATTCHWPLEDDDYTINIIDTPGHVDFTVEVERSLRVLDGAVTVFDGVAGVEPQSETVWRQADRYGVPRICFVNKLDRTGAEFHRCVDMIQDRLGAVPLIMQLPIGAEMDFKGVVDLVRMKALVWSAEAAKGEMYDVVDIPATHAEAAEEYRGKLVEAVAENDDEIMELFLEGIEPTEEQLYAAIRRVTIASGKSNGITVTPVFCGTAFKNKGVQPLLDAVVRYLPTPLDVEAIEGHDVKDPEVVVKRKPSVDEPLSALAFKIMSDPHLGKLTFVRVYSGRLETGTAVLNSVKGKKERIGKIYRMHANKREEIEAVGAGDIVAVMGLKQTTTGETLCDDKNPVILESMDFPAPVIQVAIEPKSKGDQEKLGVAIQRLAEEDPSFHVHSDEETGQTILGGMGELHLEVLVDRMKREFKVEANVGKPQVAYRETIRKAVERVDYTHKKQTGGTGQFAKVQIAIEPITESDGPAYEFVNKVTGGRIPREYIPSVDAGAQEAMQFGILAGYEMTGVRVTLLDGAYHEVDSSELAFKIAGSQAFKEAARKASPVLLEPMMAVEVTTPEDYMGEVIGDINSRRGQIQAMEERAGARVVKGLVPLSEMFGYVGDLRSKTSGRASYSMQFDSYAEVPRNVAEEIIAKAKGE; from the coding sequence ATGGCTACCACTTCACTTGACCTGGCCAGGGTCCGCAACATCGGGATCATGGCTCACATCGACGCGGGCAAGACGACCACCACTGAGCGGATCCTCTTCTACACCGGCGTCAGCTACAAGATCGGTGAAGTCCACGACGGCGCCGCCACCATGGACTGGATGGAGCAGGAGCAGGAGCGTGGCATCACGATCACCTCTGCTGCTACCACCTGTCACTGGCCGCTTGAGGACGACGACTACACGATCAACATCATCGACACCCCCGGGCACGTCGACTTCACCGTCGAGGTGGAGCGTTCGCTCCGCGTCCTCGACGGCGCCGTCACCGTGTTCGACGGTGTCGCCGGTGTCGAGCCGCAGTCCGAGACGGTGTGGCGTCAGGCCGACCGTTACGGCGTGCCGCGCATCTGCTTCGTCAACAAGCTCGACCGGACCGGCGCGGAGTTCCACCGCTGCGTCGACATGATCCAGGACCGCCTCGGCGCGGTCCCGCTGATCATGCAGCTTCCGATCGGTGCCGAGATGGACTTCAAGGGCGTTGTGGACCTGGTCCGCATGAAGGCGCTCGTGTGGTCCGCCGAGGCCGCCAAGGGCGAGATGTACGACGTCGTCGACATCCCGGCCACGCACGCCGAGGCCGCCGAGGAGTACCGCGGCAAGCTGGTCGAGGCCGTCGCCGAGAACGACGACGAGATCATGGAGCTGTTCCTGGAGGGCATCGAGCCCACCGAGGAGCAGCTGTACGCCGCGATCCGTCGCGTCACCATCGCGTCCGGCAAGTCCAACGGCATCACCGTCACCCCGGTGTTCTGTGGCACCGCGTTCAAGAACAAGGGCGTCCAGCCCCTGCTCGACGCGGTCGTGCGCTACCTGCCGACCCCCCTCGACGTCGAGGCCATCGAAGGCCACGACGTCAAGGACCCCGAGGTCGTCGTCAAGCGCAAGCCGTCCGTGGACGAGCCGCTGTCCGCGCTCGCGTTCAAGATCATGAGCGACCCGCACCTGGGCAAGCTCACCTTCGTCCGGGTCTACTCGGGCCGCCTGGAGACTGGCACCGCGGTGCTGAACTCCGTCAAGGGCAAGAAGGAGCGCATCGGCAAGATCTACCGCATGCACGCGAACAAGCGTGAGGAGATCGAGGCGGTGGGCGCCGGCGACATCGTCGCCGTCATGGGCCTGAAGCAGACCACCACAGGTGAGACGCTGTGCGACGACAAGAACCCGGTGATCCTGGAGTCCATGGACTTCCCGGCGCCGGTCATCCAGGTCGCGATCGAGCCCAAGTCCAAGGGTGACCAGGAGAAGCTGGGTGTAGCCATCCAGCGTCTCGCGGAGGAGGACCCCTCCTTCCACGTTCACTCGGACGAGGAGACGGGCCAGACCATCCTCGGCGGTATGGGCGAGCTGCACCTCGAGGTGCTGGTCGACCGTATGAAGCGCGAGTTCAAGGTCGAGGCCAACGTCGGCAAGCCGCAGGTCGCGTACCGTGAGACGATCCGTAAGGCCGTCGAGCGCGTGGACTACACCCACAAGAAGCAGACCGGTGGTACCGGTCAGTTCGCCAAGGTGCAGATCGCGATCGAGCCGATCACCGAGTCGGACGGCCCGGCGTACGAGTTCGTGAACAAGGTCACCGGTGGCCGTATCCCGCGGGAGTACATCCCGTCGGTGGACGCCGGTGCGCAGGAGGCCATGCAGTTCGGCATCCTGGCCGGCTACGAGATGACGGGCGTCCGCGTCACGCTTCTCGACGGTGCCTACCACGAGGTCGACTCCTCCGAGCTCGCGTTCAAGATCGCCGGATCGCAGGCCTTCAAGGAGGCCGCGCGCAAGGCGTCCCCCGTGCTTCTCGAACCGATGATGGCCGTCGAGGTCACCACGCCCGAGGACTACATGGGTGAGGTCATCGGCGACATCAACTCCCGCCGTGGTCAGATCCAGGCCATGGAGGAGCGTGCCGGTGCTCGCGTCGTGAAGGGCCTCGTGCCCCTCTCGGAGATGTTCGGCTACGTCGGCGACCTCCGCAGCAAGACCTCGGGTCGCGCAAGCTACTCGATGCAGTTCGACTCCTACGCCGAGGTTCCCCGGAACGTCGCCGAGGAGATCATCGCGAAGGCCAAGGGCGAGTAA
- a CDS encoding WhiB family transcriptional regulator, whose amino-acid sequence MSTDSCSPPRPHATPAGWQTAAACAGLPPKAVFSKKAKEAAPVLRACARCTVRRDCERIVAPADNWFDGVCGGRLYRSGRPVELPAHLLPAALTALPVPPAARGGSLA is encoded by the coding sequence ATGTCCACCGACTCGTGCTCACCACCCCGCCCCCACGCCACACCCGCGGGCTGGCAGACCGCCGCCGCCTGCGCCGGGCTCCCGCCCAAGGCCGTCTTCTCCAAGAAGGCCAAGGAGGCCGCCCCGGTCCTGCGCGCCTGCGCCCGCTGCACGGTACGGCGGGACTGCGAGCGGATCGTCGCCCCGGCCGACAACTGGTTCGACGGCGTCTGCGGCGGCCGCCTCTACCGCTCCGGCCGCCCGGTCGAGCTCCCCGCGCACCTCCTCCCGGCCGCCCTGACGGCGCTGCCCGTGCCGCCCGCCGCGCGGGGAGGCTCCCTTGCCTGA
- a CDS encoding phage tail tube protein: MAGTNSSEIRIAGVGRLYVAPADTDVPSTFSSDTATDWATWKNLGFTSGDGVTFSKKDKLEPIDVWQAVSPVHFVYSDRDLTLKFSLMQFNEDTLPFFMGGGGVSAVTGATGVYQYDIADRPFADVRALGLEFTDVRASDGSTVTYRFGIPRGQVTAADDIKLARKSAAQLGITFTAMSAADGSALASFVMKDAAYAAS; this comes from the coding sequence ATGGCAGGAACCAACTCCTCCGAGATCCGCATCGCCGGCGTAGGCCGCCTCTACGTCGCCCCGGCCGACACCGACGTCCCGTCGACGTTCTCCTCCGACACCGCCACCGACTGGGCGACCTGGAAGAACCTCGGGTTCACCTCCGGTGACGGTGTCACCTTCAGCAAGAAGGACAAGCTGGAGCCGATCGACGTGTGGCAGGCCGTCAGCCCGGTGCACTTCGTGTACTCGGACCGCGACCTGACCCTGAAGTTCTCCCTGATGCAGTTCAACGAGGACACGCTGCCGTTCTTCATGGGCGGCGGCGGGGTCAGCGCGGTGACCGGCGCGACGGGCGTCTACCAGTACGACATCGCCGACCGGCCGTTCGCCGATGTGCGCGCTCTCGGGCTGGAGTTCACGGACGTCCGGGCCAGCGACGGCTCGACGGTGACCTACCGCTTCGGCATCCCGCGCGGCCAGGTCACGGCGGCCGACGACATCAAGCTGGCCCGCAAGTCCGCGGCCCAGCTCGGCATCACCTTCACCGCGATGTCCGCCGCCGACGGTTCGGCGCTGGCCAGCTTCGTGATGAAGGACGCCGCGTACGCCGCGTCCTGA
- a CDS encoding helix-turn-helix domain-containing protein, giving the protein MAPRQAPTVRQRRFGAELRRLREATGMSAPRAAELLGTDRTTISNTEAGRFGISEQRLRRLAAIYECDDPTLIDALASMTGGRSGGWWDEYRGKVPPDFLDLAELEHHAVSLRTLQTAHLPGMFQVEDHARALFDLFIPALPRLEVELRIAQRLARHAVITKEPAVPYQGVIHETALRMQVGGRQVARTQLTHLLSESERDNVTLLVIPFSAGGFPMAGDSVLYVAADSPHLDTVQVDSPTGAVFFDAPAQLANFRRRMDAVEQVALNRSQSRDAILDIIKEL; this is encoded by the coding sequence ATGGCACCGAGGCAGGCCCCGACAGTCCGGCAACGCCGTTTCGGCGCCGAGCTACGACGGCTGCGGGAAGCCACCGGCATGTCCGCACCGCGAGCCGCCGAACTCCTCGGCACGGACCGCACCACGATCTCCAACACGGAAGCCGGCCGCTTCGGCATCAGCGAGCAACGCCTGCGGCGTCTGGCCGCCATCTACGAGTGCGACGACCCGACGCTGATCGACGCGCTGGCCTCGATGACGGGTGGGCGCAGCGGAGGCTGGTGGGACGAGTACCGGGGCAAGGTGCCGCCCGACTTCCTGGACCTGGCCGAACTGGAGCACCACGCGGTGTCGCTGCGCACGCTCCAGACCGCCCATCTGCCGGGCATGTTCCAGGTCGAGGACCACGCACGCGCGCTCTTCGACCTGTTCATCCCGGCGCTGCCGCGCCTGGAGGTGGAACTGCGCATCGCCCAACGCCTCGCCCGCCACGCGGTGATCACCAAGGAGCCCGCGGTGCCCTACCAGGGCGTGATTCACGAGACCGCGCTCCGCATGCAGGTGGGCGGCCGGCAGGTGGCCCGCACACAGCTCACCCACCTGCTCTCGGAGAGCGAGCGGGACAACGTCACGCTCCTCGTGATCCCGTTCAGCGCGGGCGGGTTCCCCATGGCAGGCGACTCCGTGCTCTACGTGGCGGCCGACAGTCCCCACCTGGACACGGTCCAGGTGGACTCACCCACCGGGGCCGTCTTCTTCGACGCCCCCGCCCAACTGGCCAACTTCCGGCGCCGTATGGACGCGGTCGAACAAGTAGCGTTGAATCGCAGCCAGTCGAGGGACGCCATCCTCGACATCATCAAAGAGCTGTAA
- a CDS encoding DUF397 domain-containing protein has protein sequence MPELKWIKSSYSEASANNCVEMATAGPRIALRDSKHPELPWAAVSRAAWSEFTGALGATPLRGEPQE, from the coding sequence GTGCCCGAGTTGAAGTGGATCAAGTCCTCGTACTCCGAGGCGTCCGCCAACAACTGCGTCGAGATGGCGACGGCCGGCCCCCGCATCGCCCTCCGCGACTCAAAGCACCCGGAACTGCCCTGGGCCGCCGTGAGCCGCGCGGCATGGTCGGAGTTCACCGGCGCCCTGGGAGCAACTCCGCTGCGAGGGGAACCTCAGGAGTAG
- the rpsG gene encoding 30S ribosomal protein S7, which yields MPRKGPAPKRPVIIDPVYGSPLVTSLINKVLLNGKRSTAERIVYGAMEGLREKTSNDPVITLKRALENIKPTLEVKSRRVGGATYQVPIEVKPGRANTLALRWLVGYSRARREKTMTERLLNELLDASNGLGAAVKKREDTHKMAESNKAFAHYRW from the coding sequence ATGCCTCGTAAGGGCCCCGCCCCGAAGCGCCCGGTCATCATCGACCCGGTCTACGGTTCTCCTCTTGTCACCTCCCTGATCAACAAGGTGCTGCTGAACGGCAAGCGCTCCACCGCCGAGCGCATCGTGTACGGCGCCATGGAGGGCCTGCGCGAGAAGACCAGCAACGACCCGGTCATCACGCTGAAGCGCGCGCTGGAGAACATCAAGCCCACGCTTGAGGTCAAGTCCCGCCGTGTCGGTGGTGCGACGTACCAGGTTCCGATCGAGGTCAAGCCCGGTCGCGCCAACACGCTCGCGCTGCGCTGGCTGGTCGGTTACTCCCGCGCCCGTCGCGAGAAGACCATGACCGAGCGTCTGCTCAACGAGCTTCTGGACGCTTCGAACGGCCTCGGTGCGGCCGTCAAGAAGCGCGAGGACACCCACAAGATGGCCGAGTCCAACAAGGCCTTCGCGCACTACCGCTGGTAG
- the tuf gene encoding elongation factor Tu, giving the protein MAKAKFERTKPHVNIGTIGHIDHGKTTLTAAITKVLHDAYPDLNEASAFDQIDKAPEERQRGITISIAHVEYQTETRHYAHVDCPGHADYIKNMITGAAQMDGAILVVAATDGPMPQTKEHVLLARQVGVPYIVVALNKADMVDDEEILELVELEVRELLSEYEFPGDDLPVVKVSALKALEGDKEWGQTVLDLMAAVDEAIPTPPRDTDKPFLMPVEDVFTITGRGTVVTGRIERGVLKVNETVDIIGIKQEKTTTTVTGIEMFRKLLDEGQAGENVGLLLRGIKREDVERGQVIIKPGSVTPHTEFEAQAYILSKDEGGRHTPFFNNYRPQFYFRTTDVTGVVTLPEGTEMVMPGDNTEMTVTLIQPVAMEEGLKFAIREGGRTVGAGQVIKINK; this is encoded by the coding sequence GTGGCGAAGGCAAAGTTCGAGCGGACTAAGCCGCACGTCAACATCGGCACCATCGGTCACATCGACCACGGTAAGACGACCCTCACGGCCGCCATTACCAAGGTGCTGCACGACGCGTACCCGGACCTGAACGAGGCCTCGGCCTTCGACCAGATCGACAAGGCTCCTGAGGAGCGCCAGCGCGGTATCACGATCTCGATCGCGCACGTCGAGTACCAGACCGAGACGCGTCACTACGCCCACGTCGACTGCCCCGGTCACGCGGACTACATCAAGAACATGATCACGGGTGCGGCGCAGATGGACGGCGCCATCCTCGTGGTCGCGGCCACCGACGGCCCGATGCCGCAGACCAAGGAGCACGTGCTCCTGGCCCGCCAGGTCGGCGTTCCGTACATCGTTGTCGCCCTGAACAAGGCCGACATGGTGGACGACGAGGAGATCCTGGAGCTCGTCGAGCTCGAGGTCCGTGAGCTCCTCTCCGAGTACGAGTTCCCGGGCGACGACCTTCCGGTCGTCAAGGTCTCGGCGCTCAAGGCTCTCGAGGGCGACAAGGAGTGGGGCCAGACGGTCCTCGACCTGATGGCCGCCGTCGACGAGGCGATCCCGACCCCGCCGCGTGACACCGACAAGCCGTTCCTCATGCCCGTCGAGGACGTCTTCACGATCACCGGTCGCGGTACGGTCGTCACCGGCCGTATCGAGCGTGGTGTCCTGAAGGTCAACGAGACCGTTGACATCATCGGCATCAAGCAGGAGAAGACCACCACCACGGTCACCGGCATCGAGATGTTCCGCAAGCTGCTCGACGAGGGCCAGGCGGGCGAGAACGTCGGCCTCCTCCTCCGTGGCATCAAGCGCGAGGACGTCGAGCGCGGCCAGGTCATCATCAAGCCCGGCTCGGTCACCCCGCACACGGAGTTCGAGGCCCAGGCGTACATCCTGTCCAAGGACGAGGGTGGCCGTCACACGCCGTTCTTCAACAACTACCGTCCCCAGTTCTACTTCCGCACCACGGACGTGACCGGCGTCGTGACCCTCCCCGAGGGCACCGAGATGGTCATGCCGGGCGACAACACCGAGATGACGGTTACGCTCATCCAGCCCGTCGCCATGGAAGAGGGCCTGAAGTTCGCCATCCGTGAGGGTGGCCGCACGGTGGGCGCCGGCCAGGTCATCAAGATCAACAAGTAG
- a CDS encoding DUF1707 and DUF4190 domain-containing protein: MSYPTPWQGQWPHQPSPGQGGASMLAATADRERAVDVLRAGFAEGRLRADELEKRVARAYDARTVGELMLLVADLPQGPQATPVLQGPTGFRPVPPTFLPHPMPATNGKAVGALVCGLLTVPTLGLTGIPAVVLGHTARSEIRRTDEVGDGMALTGLVFGWLSIAAWALLILLGLIAASASSG, translated from the coding sequence GTGTCGTACCCGACACCGTGGCAGGGGCAGTGGCCGCACCAGCCGTCGCCGGGACAGGGCGGGGCCTCGATGCTGGCCGCGACCGCCGACCGGGAGCGGGCCGTGGACGTGCTCCGGGCGGGCTTCGCCGAGGGCCGGCTGCGGGCGGACGAGCTGGAGAAGCGGGTCGCCCGGGCCTACGACGCCCGCACGGTGGGCGAGTTGATGCTGCTGGTCGCCGATCTGCCCCAGGGCCCGCAGGCGACCCCGGTCCTCCAGGGGCCGACGGGCTTCCGGCCGGTGCCGCCGACGTTCCTGCCGCACCCGATGCCGGCCACCAACGGCAAGGCGGTCGGCGCGCTGGTCTGCGGCCTGCTGACCGTGCCGACGCTCGGACTCACCGGCATCCCCGCGGTGGTCCTCGGTCACACCGCCCGCTCGGAGATACGGCGGACCGACGAGGTCGGCGACGGGATGGCGCTGACCGGACTGGTCTTCGGCTGGCTCTCCATCGCGGCCTGGGCGCTGCTGATCCTGCTGGGCCTGATAGCGGCCTCCGCGTCCTCCGGCTGA
- a CDS encoding ATP-binding protein, which yields MDLPPFNTTPTRVGWDTSALDPLRPVAEARHRTRVWLQEHWKLGELADSVELAVGELCTNAVRHGGGLAGLELTLGVGRQFAPPFLRVMVTDHAPALVPELPACADLLDEGGRGLRLVEALARRWGWHRTGFDEKQVWCTFTV from the coding sequence ATGGATCTCCCTCCCTTCAACACCACCCCCACCCGCGTCGGTTGGGACACCTCCGCCCTCGACCCCCTCCGCCCCGTCGCCGAGGCCCGGCACCGCACCCGCGTATGGCTTCAAGAGCACTGGAAACTGGGCGAGTTGGCCGACTCCGTCGAGCTCGCCGTGGGGGAGCTGTGCACGAATGCCGTACGGCACGGGGGTGGGCTCGCGGGGCTGGAGCTGACGCTCGGGGTCGGGCGGCAGTTCGCTCCGCCGTTTCTGCGGGTGATGGTGACCGACCACGCCCCCGCGCTGGTGCCCGAACTGCCCGCGTGCGCCGACCTGTTGGACGAGGGCGGGCGGGGGCTGCGGCTCGTCGAGGCGTTGGCGCGGCGGTGGGGGTGGCACCGTACGGGGTTCGACGAGAAGCAGGTGTGGTGCACGTTCACCGTGTGA